Proteins encoded by one window of Sediminicoccus rosea:
- a CDS encoding response regulator, protein MTHGRPLRIGIAVCGVVLLLTQALAVAALLDASRRTAMESATGLTERAGHAVRDAINRTLFQVDATLASLPALLAPVLSSPGTAANTTESRDLERVNGQLRHINSQNFAVRDLLLVDGAGRTIAAALPASRRRPLPAPIGPGYVSAGLSAGGLLVSEPVRNAANGEWSVFFARPLHLPGLGDVHGVAEVQVPMLANLMAPGIETPGLRVWLERAGGTILAATAQSQGLRLAPSTGERTTPAIHASRLDGREVIGTSWQTLYPALRLSTEMEVDAALAAWRANRDRTVMISAAFVVLTIALMIALIVWLAQRDRAEADRLAWRRQLEDALDSMTDGFVMFDAEDRLVVSNRSYRDMYRISAPFIQPGARFDDIIREGARRGQYPQLKGEPTEAAIEAFLHDLKQRRRRGELLQFERLLPDGRWLLLTERPMPDGGIVGIRTDITELKRAMAELSVARDMAQGASAAKGMFLARMSHELRTPLNAVLGFAELLLQNSDLGTGQREQLGLVYNAAAHLRDVVNTLLDLSKAEARSLDMKPRATALRPLAEVCAALVAPEVERRRIALALDVDAALPATVLVDPLCLRQILLNLLSNAVKFTPAAGRVVMRLSQIRPGWVRIEVEDSGTGIPEEKRSLLFRDFSQIGAPVEPGAPSTGLGLAISAQLVAAMDGRIGCDSAPVRGALFWVELPVPAVSEPEIADAALASEPSPAAEPEATRQLRLLVADDILVNRSLARVMLEKAGHVVDLVADGMAAVEAVQRTQYDVVLMDVQMPGMDGLEATRRIRALEGPAAHVVIIALSASAMIDQVEACLEAGMDGHLAKPINRAQLLDKLAEVTRRRGEASAGPADGLAHGAARLRERMGAAAEPIIRGFMQEVRTGLNLLPGHAARGDMTSLAAAARRLAPVLRELDAASAAEATTRLEHVAVTGGEVSREFTAWQRATAALERELHEADPSVTEERHAHERG, encoded by the coding sequence ATGACCCATGGCCGCCCCCTTCGCATCGGCATTGCCGTTTGCGGCGTCGTGCTCCTCCTCACACAGGCCCTGGCGGTCGCGGCATTGCTTGATGCCTCTCGCCGCACAGCGATGGAGAGCGCGACCGGCTTGACCGAGCGCGCGGGGCACGCCGTCCGCGACGCGATCAACCGAACGCTCTTTCAGGTCGATGCTACACTCGCGAGCCTTCCCGCCCTGCTCGCGCCTGTCCTGAGCAGCCCCGGGACGGCAGCGAATACGACCGAAAGCCGAGATTTGGAGCGCGTAAACGGGCAACTGCGCCATATCAACAGCCAGAACTTTGCCGTCCGTGATCTGTTGCTCGTGGATGGCGCTGGCCGCACCATCGCGGCGGCTCTGCCGGCTTCGCGCCGGCGTCCGCTCCCAGCTCCGATCGGGCCAGGCTATGTCAGCGCAGGCCTCAGCGCCGGCGGGTTGCTGGTGAGCGAGCCGGTCCGCAATGCGGCCAATGGCGAGTGGTCGGTCTTCTTCGCACGGCCGCTGCATCTTCCGGGCCTGGGTGACGTGCATGGCGTGGCCGAGGTGCAGGTTCCCATGCTTGCCAACCTGATGGCGCCGGGGATCGAGACTCCAGGGCTCCGGGTCTGGCTGGAGCGTGCGGGCGGCACCATTCTCGCGGCCACGGCGCAGAGCCAGGGGCTTCGGCTCGCCCCCAGCACAGGGGAAAGGACCACCCCAGCCATCCACGCTTCACGCCTCGATGGGCGCGAGGTGATCGGCACATCATGGCAGACCTTGTACCCGGCACTGCGGCTCTCGACCGAGATGGAGGTGGACGCTGCACTGGCCGCCTGGCGTGCCAACCGCGACCGCACTGTGATGATTTCGGCCGCGTTCGTGGTGCTGACCATCGCCCTCATGATCGCTCTGATCGTGTGGCTCGCCCAGCGTGACCGCGCAGAGGCGGATCGCCTTGCCTGGCGGCGGCAGCTGGAGGATGCGCTGGACAGCATGACGGACGGCTTCGTCATGTTCGACGCGGAGGACCGGCTGGTCGTCTCCAACCGCAGCTACCGCGACATGTACCGGATCTCCGCTCCCTTCATCCAGCCAGGGGCGCGGTTCGACGACATCATTCGCGAAGGCGCCAGGCGCGGCCAATATCCGCAGCTCAAAGGCGAGCCGACCGAGGCCGCGATCGAGGCCTTCCTCCATGATCTGAAGCAGCGCCGCCGCAGAGGCGAACTGCTGCAATTCGAGCGCCTGCTCCCGGATGGGCGCTGGCTGCTACTGACGGAACGCCCGATGCCCGATGGCGGCATCGTGGGCATCCGCACCGACATCACGGAGCTGAAGCGCGCCATGGCGGAGCTCAGCGTTGCGCGCGACATGGCGCAGGGCGCTTCGGCGGCCAAGGGCATGTTCCTCGCCCGCATGTCGCATGAGCTGCGCACACCGCTGAATGCCGTGCTGGGCTTCGCGGAGTTGCTGCTGCAGAACAGCGATCTCGGTACAGGCCAGCGCGAGCAGTTGGGCCTTGTCTACAACGCGGCCGCGCATCTGCGGGACGTGGTGAACACGCTGCTCGATCTCTCCAAGGCGGAAGCACGGAGCCTGGACATGAAGCCCCGCGCTACAGCGCTGCGTCCGCTTGCCGAGGTGTGCGCGGCCCTCGTGGCGCCCGAGGTGGAGCGCCGTCGCATCGCCCTCGCGCTCGACGTGGACGCCGCCCTTCCCGCAACCGTGCTTGTGGACCCGCTATGCCTTCGCCAGATCCTCCTGAACCTGCTGTCGAACGCTGTGAAGTTCACGCCGGCTGCCGGGCGCGTGGTCATGCGGCTGAGCCAGATCCGGCCCGGCTGGGTCCGGATCGAGGTGGAGGATTCGGGCACCGGCATCCCAGAGGAAAAGCGGAGCCTCTTGTTCCGCGACTTCAGCCAGATCGGTGCGCCGGTCGAGCCGGGCGCACCCTCCACCGGGCTCGGCCTCGCCATTTCGGCACAGCTCGTGGCCGCCATGGACGGGCGGATCGGCTGTGACTCCGCTCCCGTCCGCGGCGCACTGTTCTGGGTCGAGCTGCCGGTGCCGGCGGTCAGTGAACCCGAGATTGCCGACGCAGCGCTCGCATCCGAACCATCTCCCGCGGCCGAGCCCGAGGCCACGCGCCAGCTGCGCCTGTTGGTGGCCGACGATATCCTGGTGAACCGCAGCCTGGCGCGCGTGATGCTGGAAAAAGCGGGCCATGTCGTGGACCTGGTGGCCGACGGCATGGCGGCGGTGGAGGCGGTCCAGCGCACGCAGTACGACGTGGTGCTGATGGACGTGCAGATGCCGGGGATGGACGGGCTGGAAGCGACCCGCCGCATCCGCGCTCTGGAGGGTCCGGCCGCCCATGTCGTCATCATCGCGCTCAGTGCCTCGGCCATGATCGACCAGGTCGAGGCCTGCCTGGAAGCAGGCATGGACGGGCACCTGGCCAAGCCGATCAACCGCGCCCAGCTGCTGGACAAGTTGGCCGAAGTGACACGCCGGCGAGGAGAAGCGTCGGCTGGCCCGGCCGACGGGCTGGCCCATGGTGCTGCAAGGCTTCGCGAGCGCATGGGCGCAGCGGCCGAGCCAATCATCCGCGGCTTCATGCAGGAGGTGCGGACCGGGCTGAACCTGCTGCCAGGACACGCCGCACGCGGGGACATGACCAGCCTCGCGGCCGCAGCCCGGCGACTTGCGCCTGTGCTGCGCGAACTCGATGCCGCTTCGGCGGCAGAGGCGACGACACGCCTCGAGCATGTGGCCGTGACCGGCGGCGAGGTTTCACGCGAATTCACCGCCTGGCAGAGGGCCACGGCAGCGCTCGAACGCGAACTCCATGAGGCGGATCCCTCGGTCACGGAGGAAAGGCATGCGCACGAGCGAGGGTGA
- a CDS encoding response regulator transcription factor, producing the protein MRTSEGDAMPSMANRPEAAPSLHEPIQARGGRASLMGAKTTRVSRREAGAPPAPLAERILLLDRDTEHLRRLTQYLTGHGYRVSSIQDPAELPVRLQLEAPDLILLEQHLGDVTGTEVLSRIRAVSGVPVIILTAMSDPVDRIINLEMGADDQVHKSVPQREIMARMRAVLRRMRPAAELPRYTWALSETRRDVIRTDGTPCGLTTAEFGVLQELANAGGTAVSRADLCHRVFGRPLHPGDRAVDTVICKLRQKLGSGVIVTVRPAGYAFAGFPTAAPG; encoded by the coding sequence ATGCGCACGAGCGAGGGTGACGCCATGCCTTCCATGGCCAACCGGCCCGAGGCGGCGCCATCCCTCCATGAGCCTATCCAGGCACGCGGGGGCCGGGCCTCGCTGATGGGCGCAAAGACGACCCGGGTCAGCCGGCGCGAGGCCGGCGCACCGCCCGCGCCGCTCGCGGAGCGGATCCTGCTGCTGGATCGGGACACCGAGCATCTGCGCCGGCTCACGCAGTACCTCACCGGCCACGGCTACCGCGTGAGTTCCATTCAGGATCCGGCTGAACTGCCTGTTCGGCTGCAGCTTGAGGCCCCGGACCTGATCCTGCTGGAGCAGCACCTGGGCGACGTGACCGGAACCGAGGTCCTGAGCCGCATTCGCGCCGTGTCCGGCGTTCCCGTGATCATCCTGACCGCCATGTCCGATCCAGTGGACCGGATCATCAACTTGGAGATGGGGGCCGATGACCAGGTCCACAAATCCGTCCCGCAGCGCGAGATCATGGCCCGCATGCGCGCCGTGCTGCGCCGCATGCGTCCCGCCGCGGAGCTGCCCCGATACACCTGGGCGCTGTCAGAAACCCGGCGGGACGTGATCCGCACGGATGGCACCCCCTGCGGCCTCACCACGGCAGAGTTCGGGGTGCTCCAGGAACTGGCGAACGCGGGAGGCACAGCTGTCAGCCGCGCAGACCTCTGCCACCGCGTTTTCGGGCGGCCGCTGCATCCGGGAGATCGGGCGGTGGACACGGTCATCTGCAAGCTGCGGCAGAAGCTCGGTTCTGGCGTCATCGTGACGGTTCGGCCGGCAGGCTACGCCTTTGCAGGATTCCCCACCGCCGCCCCCGGCTGA
- a CDS encoding TRAP transporter substrate-binding protein, translated as MTVKPGHAGPLLQPSWMAGGRLRRICRIGVTILLLIALDVTPKTTSAQEAPIQLKIVGGLAGVTQYDRYEVPFWLERVPRLTGGRVQAEIAPFDRSGIRGSEFIHLMRVGVVPFGTLILTIAGADEPELMASDLAALNPDMAHLRRNVQAFRSVFTRILRENHELEVLAVYAYPAQVLFCARPFSGLGDIVGRRVRTSSATQADLMEAVGALPVVIPFAEIVGSIRRGTVECAITGTLSGNSIGLHEVTSHVHTMALSWGVSVFAAHGPSWAALPDEVRSQISLGLTALEEEIWTAAEQDTLQGLRCNAGHADCTGGLRGRMRVVPVSAADEQMRQRLVRQTVLPRWLDRCGENCARVWNDSLAATTGIRAGMPTQ; from the coding sequence ATGACCGTCAAACCGGGCCACGCCGGGCCTTTGTTGCAGCCAAGCTGGATGGCGGGAGGAAGGCTCCGGCGCATCTGCAGGATTGGGGTCACCATCCTCCTTCTTATCGCCCTCGACGTGACGCCCAAGACAACCTCGGCGCAGGAGGCGCCCATCCAGCTCAAGATCGTGGGCGGGCTCGCCGGCGTGACCCAATATGACCGTTACGAGGTCCCATTCTGGCTCGAGCGCGTCCCCCGCCTGACAGGTGGACGCGTCCAGGCAGAGATCGCCCCCTTCGACCGCAGCGGCATCCGGGGCTCTGAATTCATCCATCTCATGCGCGTCGGCGTGGTGCCCTTCGGGACACTGATCCTCACCATCGCGGGCGCCGACGAGCCCGAACTCATGGCCTCCGACCTTGCGGCTCTGAACCCGGACATGGCCCACCTGCGGCGCAATGTGCAGGCATTCCGTTCCGTCTTCACGCGCATCCTGCGAGAGAATCACGAACTGGAAGTGCTCGCGGTCTATGCCTACCCGGCTCAGGTGCTCTTCTGCGCCCGTCCCTTCTCCGGCCTCGGCGACATCGTGGGCCGACGTGTCCGAACCTCCTCGGCCACCCAGGCCGATCTCATGGAAGCAGTCGGCGCCCTTCCGGTCGTCATTCCCTTCGCGGAGATCGTCGGCTCCATCCGCAGGGGCACGGTGGAATGCGCCATCACGGGCACATTGTCGGGCAACTCGATCGGACTTCATGAGGTGACGAGCCATGTGCACACCATGGCACTCTCTTGGGGTGTCAGCGTCTTCGCCGCGCACGGACCAAGCTGGGCAGCCCTGCCCGACGAGGTACGTAGCCAGATCAGCCTCGGGTTGACCGCGCTGGAAGAGGAAATCTGGACAGCGGCGGAGCAGGACACCTTACAGGGGCTGCGCTGCAATGCCGGTCACGCGGATTGCACGGGCGGCCTCCGAGGGCGCATGCGGGTGGTTCCGGTCAGCGCCGCCGATGAGCAGATGCGCCAGCGCCTCGTGCGCCAGACGGTACTGCCGCGCTGGCTAGACCGCTGTGGCGAAAACTGTGCCCGCGTCTGGAATGACAGCCTCGCTGCCACGACCGGGATCCGCGCCGGGATGCCAACACAATGA